CCTCAGTGTGGACAACAGTGAGTACATGCGAAATGGAGACTTTCTTCCTACCAGACTGCAGGCTCAGCAGGACGCAGTTAATATCGTTTGTCATTCCAAGACCCGCAGCAACCCTGAAAATAACGTGGGCCTCATCACTATGGCAAAGTGAGGAGGACTGTGCTTTACTTTGTGCACTGACATTTAAAACGTTCTCTTACAAAGCCGCTGTTCTGTCCCCCGTGCAGCAACTGTGAAGTGCTGACCACCCTGACTCCTGATACAGGGAGGATACTGTCCAAGCTACATGCTGTGCAGCCTCGAGGAAACATTAGTTTCTGCACTGGCATCCGGGTGGCACATGTGAGTCTATAATTGGTTTACTGGGCGGTGTTCCTATGGGAACCAGTCATGACTACATTTTTACTCTAGTATTGTAAAACCAGTACATGCTCTATATAGTTCAATGCCACTATAAGAAGTGAAATGGCTGTTCACTAAAGAGTTCAATTTGATGATTTGTATCTCCCTTTGGGAGGAGAACGCACGACACATAAAGCCTCTTTTCTCCTAATGCACTATGggtattttctgtttatttattgcatttgtggttttcctgttttataattagagatgcaccgatctgGCTTACTGGCTAATACGGTTACACGACCCCAAAGAGCTGTAACACATACAAACTCATTTGTAATACAACAATtaaatttaacaaatatttaaccctgaagaaaaaaaattgccACTGATTCTTTTATGGAGgtagtagttttgaatccaatAGAAATTGTAGGAATTATAGGAAAATCTTCATTTATGCACCAAACATCTCTACCTAAGCTGTATCTGATTTCTACTAAACTCAAAACAAAGCATTAAGGAACCTGCTGGTGATTGATGtgcaaacagacagaaaaaatgttgttttttttgtttgttttgatgcatttagtgAACAGGGACAAAATCGGATTCATCATTAATGGACCTGCTGATCACTGATCGGAGCCGATGATGGTAAAACCACTTGATTAGAGCAGGGGTTTCCAAAGCAGGGGTCAGGACCCACTGGGGGGGGGTCACAAGGCACCAAGTGGGGGGTCACCAGGTGATCTCAGAATGATGGTGATGTGACTGCTGAGGTGTACGGGGGGCCAGAAgggacaaaattaaacaaatatatacagaaataaataaatataccatGAAATGTGCCATTAgataatgaaattaaatatgaaattaaataataaaatgtcatttaaaaaaataaattcatttagaAATACACATACTTATTTCACTCTATTTTATAAATACATATCCAGTGTACAAATAACATACTTTTAGATGTTTGCCAGTCCCTGGCACAGTTATTTTGGGGGTCACAGGCTGATACGTTTGGGAACCCCTGGATTAGTGCTTCACTTGTTATGACATTTCAAAACACAGTAAAACTTTGTTGCAGTCGGTGCTTTTAGATTTGCTTCTGACACCTCAGTCAATAAGCTGAATTGGTctctttttggccttttgttgaagaggtttctctctctctgtctgcagCTGGCGCTGAAGCACAGGCAGGGCAAGAACCACAAGATGCGAATTATTGCCTTTGTGGGCAGCCCGGTGGAGGACAACGAAAAAGAAGTGAGTTCAATCCTGATATAAACTTCTCAAGTTGATGTGTTATTAGTTGTTGAATGCATTTTGAACATAGATTGACTGAAGAACTTAAAAACCTGAGAGTTTAACAATGTAACCCAACAGGTTTAGGTTTGCTCTGCAGTGTCTCGTTGAGCAGGCATTTATTCTTGAGAATCTAGTGTACTTCTAAATCTATCAGGctttcaagtcaagtttatttatatagattgAAGTGGTTCCTTTTTCTTGTAGCTGGTCAAAATGGCAAAGCgtctgaaaaaggaaaaagtcaGTGTGGACATCATTAACTTTGGCGAGGAGGTAATTTTAAAGCTTCACACTCAGGTTCTTCAGCCTCCTACATGCTGTGGTTCCTGTTGGCTCTGTTTGGATCAGTCGATCTTCCTGAATCATTCTGTCCCCTGCAGGAGATGAACacggagaagctgacagctttCATCAATACACTTAATGGCAAAGAGGGAGCAGGCTCCCACCTGGTCACGGTACCTCCAGGGCCCAGTCTGGCAGATGCCTTGCTTTCCTCACCAATCCTGGCAGGGGAAGGAGGCGCCGTGTTGGGTCTCGGTGCCAGTGACTTTGAGTTTGGAGTGGATCCCAGTGCAGACCCGGAGCTGGCCCTGGTAGGAGACAATTCGAGAACtacactaaaacatttttgaagatGAATTGATAATCAGCCATTTTTAAAGTGTCTTGACTCTTGCAGGCTCTTCGTGTTTCCATGGAGGAACAGAGACAAAGACAGGAGGATGAGGCTCGCAGGGCTGCTGTTGCATCAGCGGCTGAAGCCAACATTTCCTCCCCTGTAGCAGACGGTGAGAAAACTCGCATAACGCTGAGATTCTATCATTTCTATCTGCTCATTTTCACTTAGAGGAACAGACGAACGTGAACGTGCAAATAatgctgcatgttttcctgTCTGCTCCAGAGTCCGAGGATGCCCTGTTGAAGATGTCAGTTTCACATGCAGACTCGGCTGCACCTGCTCTGCCAGACTTCAGCCGCATGACAGAGGAAGAACAGATCGCCTATGCTCTGCAGATGTCCATGCAGGGAGCAGGAGCAGGTTCAGAAATAGATTTTtgatttcatagattttcataaaaaacataactttctgtttttttttcagccttcaTTTCTAAAACACAGTACCTGTATATGTCAACCGCAGTTCTGgccagaggtttacatacactcatctcAGGCATTATCCCTGATAACACAACATATAACTTAAGTGATTTGAAACACCAGACCTGGGTGGTGCACATCTTGGAATTTTAGTGTtcattttctctaatccacacagagTCAGTATTATACCTACAGGCACAAATATAAACCCTGCTATTTGAATAAATGTGCCTTATAAAGTTACAGAATAATCACTCTTTTTATTATAAATGGTAGAGCTCATTTAAAAGGATTGAAGTCCTGTCACAATCTCTGTTTTTAAGTATATTCCTCAGAGTTGATATCAGGGTAATTCCAGAAACTTAACATCAAACGGCTTTATCCATTTCAAACCCAGTTCTGATGCATGTTTGGTACCGTTGTCTGTTGGATTAGCCATATGGGTCCAAGCTTGAATTATGCCAACTCTTATTGAGCTTATTGATGGCTACTGAAGCAGGTGGTCACAGtgcaactttctttttttttcacagtataataaatctttattttccaAAGTCCACTCTGAAACAAATTGGTAAGACATTCATGGCCATAGTGAGAAGGTGGACATTTGTGACTGAGATTGTAAATTTCTGCTCCATTTATAGAACTATTTCTAGTACATACACCTGGTCAAAAGATCAAAATTCCTGCATCAGTCAATATcatatcttttttgttttgcccaatctttctttttttcccctccctgCAGAATTTGTCGCTGAGGAGATGGACACAGGTGCTGACATGGATTCCCGTGAGGCGAAGGTCAGACTGGGCAGCTTCAGTGTTAAATAAGATCCTCAATCTGTTTGGGAAAAGCACGTGGTAATAAGCTTGTTGTCTTTATCTCCAGGATGAAGAGGACTATGATGTAATGCAGGATCCAGAGTTCCTGCAAAGCGTTTTAGAGAACCTCCCTGGGGTCGACCCCAACAATGAGGCCATCCGAAACGCCATGGGCTCTCTGGCATCCCAAACAGGCTCCAAGTCTGACAGCAAGAAggatgaggagaaaaagaaatgagTGTTCAGAGAGAAGAGATTATGATACTGTGTGACAAATAAAAGACAGAGAGTTGCTCTGCATGTTTTTCACAATTACTTTACACTTAACCTGAGCGTATGTTTTCTCTCTGTAAAATATAAACAGTCTTTGCCTGTTCTGTTTTAGGTCTGGTT
This genomic stretch from Girardinichthys multiradiatus isolate DD_20200921_A chromosome 3, DD_fGirMul_XY1, whole genome shotgun sequence harbors:
- the LOC124862977 gene encoding 26S proteasome non-ATPase regulatory subunit 4-like, with translation MVLESTMVCVDNSEYMRNGDFLPTRLQAQQDAVNIVCHSKTRSNPENNVGLITMANNCEVLTTLTPDTGRILSKLHAVQPRGNISFCTGIRVAHLALKHRQGKNHKMRIIAFVGSPVEDNEKELVKMAKRLKKEKVSVDIINFGEEEMNTEKLTAFINTLNGKEGAGSHLVTVPPGPSLADALLSSPILAGEGGAVLGLGASDFEFGVDPSADPELALALRVSMEEQRQRQEDEARRAAVASAAEANISSPVADESEDALLKMSVSHADSAAPALPDFSRMTEEEQIAYALQMSMQGAGAEFVAEEMDTGADMDSREAKDEEDYDVMQDPEFLQSVLENLPGVDPNNEAIRNAMGSLASQTGSKSDSKKDEEKKK